Proteins from a single region of Vibrio sp. DW001:
- a CDS encoding FeoB-associated Cys-rich membrane protein: MANIIVALTIILIIALSIFKIIIEKRKGIKCIGCSLSGGCSSNKVQPNKSVGKRINIKEIK; this comes from the coding sequence ATGGCAAATATAATTGTAGCGTTAACTATTATTTTAATTATTGCGCTCTCAATATTTAAAATAATTATTGAGAAACGCAAAGGAATAAAATGTATTGGATGTTCCCTTAGTGGTGGATGCTCTTCTAATAAAGTACAACCAAATAAATCCGTAGGTAAGAGAATAAATATCAAAGAAATAAAATAA
- a CDS encoding transposase — MTTARKQLVSIESTPYYHCVSRCVRRSFLCGVDPYTQQSYEHRRAWIESKIEALSQLYCIDICAYAIMSNHYHLVLHMNRDEALGLSSNQVIERWQLSHKLPALIQRWLSHQITTGAEEKECLRIIESWRNRLWDLSWFMKELNYDIALKANQEDNCKGHFWECRFKSQALLDEQALLAAMAYVDLNPLKAGIAEKPETSEFTSIKVRLQALKEQKEKAHFLFPFVGNSTNKIIHGIPLRLVDYIELVDWTARQYRENKATLKASLPPILQRLGIAKTTWLKACTQLERYGVTAVGCHCHAKVAKLHMKKVRIHLFRLDKRLS; from the coding sequence ATGACCACTGCCCGTAAACAACTGGTTTCTATTGAATCGACACCTTATTACCACTGTGTCTCTCGCTGTGTTCGACGCAGTTTTCTATGTGGCGTCGACCCGTATACTCAACAGAGCTATGAACATCGTCGCGCTTGGATTGAATCTAAAATTGAAGCTCTGTCTCAACTTTACTGCATTGATATCTGCGCTTACGCCATTATGAGTAACCATTATCATTTGGTACTGCATATGAATCGTGATGAGGCTCTCGGGTTGTCGTCTAATCAAGTGATTGAGCGCTGGCAACTCAGTCATAAATTGCCTGCATTGATTCAACGTTGGCTTTCCCATCAAATAACAACTGGAGCAGAAGAAAAGGAGTGCTTAAGAATTATCGAATCATGGCGAAATCGTTTATGGGATTTAAGCTGGTTTATGAAAGAACTCAATTACGATATTGCCTTAAAAGCAAATCAAGAGGACAACTGCAAAGGGCATTTTTGGGAATGTCGTTTTAAAAGCCAAGCTCTATTGGATGAGCAAGCACTCTTGGCAGCCATGGCTTATGTCGATCTTAATCCACTAAAAGCAGGTATCGCAGAGAAACCTGAAACCTCAGAATTCACATCAATAAAAGTCAGGCTACAAGCATTAAAAGAGCAAAAAGAGAAAGCCCACTTCCTGTTCCCTTTCGTCGGTAACTCAACCAATAAGATCATTCACGGCATTCCTCTCCGATTGGTGGATTATATTGAGTTAGTTGATTGGACAGCACGACAGTATCGAGAAAACAAAGCGACGTTAAAGGCGTCACTCCCACCTATATTACAAAGGCTTGGTATAGCAAAAACGACCTGGCTTAAAGCCTGCACTCAATTAGAACGATACGGCGTAACCGCTGTTGGATGTCATTGCCACGCAAAGGTCGCAAAGTTACATATGAAAAAGGTAAGAATTCATCTCTTTCGGTTGGATAAGAGACTGTCCTAA
- a CDS encoding YkgJ family cysteine cluster protein, which translates to MNNNQEMIAYLRERIPTFECVPGCHDCCGPVTTSSEEMSRLPRKTDAQHEAALNEFNCVHLGPNGCKVYEERPLICRVFGTTPNMPCPNKCRPEEMIDSKVERQIHHYIRNTRQVLV; encoded by the coding sequence ATGAACAATAACCAAGAGATGATTGCCTACCTGCGCGAACGTATTCCAACGTTCGAATGTGTACCGGGCTGTCATGATTGTTGTGGACCGGTAACAACTTCTTCGGAAGAAATGTCGCGATTACCGAGAAAAACGGACGCGCAGCATGAAGCCGCATTGAATGAATTTAATTGCGTACACTTAGGTCCTAACGGTTGTAAGGTGTACGAGGAACGACCTCTGATTTGCCGAGTGTTCGGCACAACACCGAATATGCCTTGTCCAAACAAATGCCGACCGGAAGAGATGATCGATTCGAAAGTTGAGCGTCAGATCCATCATTACATCAGGAATACACGGCAAGTGTTGGTGTAA
- a CDS encoding LysR family transcriptional regulator, producing the protein MYSIEQLRMFVEAAELGSFSASARKLGKVQSAVSQGINNLEIDSNIQLFDRSTRKPTLTREGRHLFKQAKAVILQVESLSDLVTSINSGEEDIIRIALDDSFFMPSLFQILDRFSERFPATEIELISIASTDVKKHLKDKRADLGLMYAEMSFSQEIEACFIGNVNFKAVCHPGHPLASLSKVQLVDVIPHRQLMLRGDNGCFLEQFPPAASKIWWVNSFNAMKHTVVNGTLGWAYLPYHQVEQEVSEGVLVELNITIDHKMWCPPVDMVTLNSIKKGPALCWLQTHLKDVLEPIY; encoded by the coding sequence ATGTATAGTATTGAACAATTACGGATGTTTGTTGAAGCTGCGGAACTTGGTTCGTTCTCGGCGAGCGCAAGGAAATTGGGAAAAGTACAATCAGCCGTTAGTCAAGGTATCAACAATCTTGAAATTGATTCAAACATTCAACTGTTTGATCGATCGACTAGAAAGCCAACCTTGACTAGAGAAGGGCGTCATTTATTTAAGCAAGCCAAAGCGGTTATCTTGCAAGTCGAAAGTTTGAGTGATTTGGTGACCTCCATTAATAGCGGTGAAGAGGATATTATTCGAATAGCGCTAGATGATTCCTTTTTCATGCCGTCATTGTTTCAAATATTAGATCGATTCTCGGAACGTTTTCCGGCAACTGAAATCGAACTCATCTCTATCGCTAGCACTGATGTTAAAAAGCACCTCAAGGACAAAAGGGCTGACCTAGGATTGATGTACGCTGAGATGTCATTTAGTCAAGAAATTGAAGCCTGTTTCATTGGAAATGTTAATTTCAAAGCCGTCTGTCATCCGGGGCATCCACTAGCATCGTTGAGTAAGGTTCAATTGGTCGATGTGATTCCACATCGTCAACTTATGCTTCGAGGTGATAATGGGTGTTTTTTAGAACAATTTCCTCCAGCCGCCTCAAAAATATGGTGGGTTAACAGTTTTAATGCGATGAAACATACGGTGGTAAATGGAACGTTGGGTTGGGCTTATTTACCCTACCACCAAGTAGAACAAGAGGTCTCAGAGGGAGTACTAGTGGAGTTAAATATAACCATCGACCATAAAATGTGGTGTCCTCCTGTCGATATGGTGACATTAAATAGCATTAAAAAAGGGCCGGCTTTGTGTTGGTTACAAACACACCTTAAAGACGTACTTGAGCCGATCTACTAG
- a CDS encoding PACE efflux transporter, which produces MSLKERILHMVLFELIALILMVTLATLIIGKDASKMAGLAVVLSLIAMGWNDIFNWSYDRLSGADRNARTFKVRVLHCLGFELGIMLISFPVLMWALKLGFWAVFVMDIGVVMFFLLYSIGFNWLYDTIRQRMVDYGMPKKRKQPKLRHKITCRKL; this is translated from the coding sequence ATGTCACTCAAAGAACGAATTTTGCATATGGTGTTGTTTGAGCTGATTGCGTTAATTTTAATGGTAACGCTAGCCACTCTGATTATCGGAAAAGATGCGTCAAAAATGGCTGGGCTGGCTGTAGTACTATCGCTCATTGCGATGGGATGGAACGATATCTTTAACTGGAGCTATGACCGATTATCCGGAGCTGATCGTAACGCTCGTACTTTCAAAGTTCGTGTTTTGCACTGTTTAGGGTTTGAATTAGGTATAATGCTCATCTCCTTCCCTGTTCTAATGTGGGCACTCAAGCTTGGTTTCTGGGCCGTATTTGTTATGGATATTGGTGTCGTCATGTTTTTTCTGCTTTATTCGATTGGTTTCAACTGGTTATATGACACGATTCGCCAGCGTATGGTGGATTATGGTATGCCGAAGAAAAGAAAACAGCCTAAGCTTAGACATAAAATTACTTGTCGAAAGCTCTGA
- a CDS encoding DUF3316 domain-containing protein, with product MKKLTVLAATLLVSATAFAGTQTVYSEANLSTASFASKAAAYEAGFDYVDALEAASHSELRFKLAPIGEHTVSNLKLGDTAVTIEEFSEARGEISYRAIVNVDYHFDTRDNNND from the coding sequence ATGAAAAAATTAACAGTTCTAGCCGCCACTCTACTCGTTAGCGCAACCGCCTTTGCCGGTACTCAAACGGTTTACAGTGAAGCAAATCTATCAACAGCCAGTTTCGCTTCTAAAGCGGCCGCGTATGAAGCGGGTTTCGATTACGTTGATGCGTTGGAAGCGGCAAGCCATTCTGAATTGCGCTTCAAATTGGCACCTATCGGAGAACATACTGTCTCTAACCTTAAGTTGGGTGATACAGCGGTGACGATTGAAGAGTTCTCTGAAGCTCGCGGTGAAATCTCTTACCGCGCTATCGTGAATGTTGATTATCACTTCGACACCCGCGATAACAATAACGACTAA
- a CDS encoding PhzF family phenazine biosynthesis protein: MDIDIYQVDSFTLEPFKGNPAGVCIMERGLDENMMFAIAAEMAVSETAFLSLEDMRLRWFTPKVEVDLCGHGTLAVAHILKENGLVVAGEELSFNTLSGVLLVTVEEHYIELDFPAPIIAVDTALSSDMLNSIGIHSDQIVSSGIFDSKILIEMDSEADLLSLNPNFDSLKRLPGRGVVVTVKSASNSIDFKSRYFAPWVGINEDPVTGSAHCALAVHWGKRLDKSRLRGYQASDRGGIVEVELLPNERVKLIGNAVTVIKGTMRV; this comes from the coding sequence ATGGATATCGATATATACCAAGTAGACTCGTTTACATTGGAACCATTTAAAGGAAATCCAGCAGGCGTCTGTATCATGGAACGTGGTCTTGATGAAAATATGATGTTTGCCATTGCGGCTGAAATGGCCGTTTCTGAAACGGCATTCTTGTCACTAGAGGATATGAGGCTAAGATGGTTTACTCCGAAAGTAGAAGTAGATCTATGTGGTCACGGAACGCTGGCTGTTGCACATATTTTGAAAGAAAATGGTTTAGTTGTTGCTGGTGAAGAGTTGTCATTCAACACTCTGTCGGGTGTTCTGCTAGTAACCGTTGAAGAACACTATATCGAATTGGATTTTCCAGCTCCGATTATTGCTGTTGATACGGCTCTAAGTTCTGACATGTTGAACAGTATCGGTATACATTCTGATCAAATTGTATCCAGCGGTATTTTTGACTCTAAAATTCTGATAGAAATGGATAGTGAAGCTGATCTGTTATCACTCAATCCGAACTTTGACAGCTTGAAGAGATTACCCGGTCGTGGGGTGGTGGTAACGGTTAAATCGGCATCGAATAGTATTGACTTTAAGTCTCGCTATTTTGCCCCTTGGGTAGGAATAAATGAAGATCCTGTCACAGGTTCCGCACATTGTGCCTTAGCAGTTCATTGGGGGAAAAGGCTTGATAAGTCTAGACTCAGAGGCTATCAAGCATCCGATCGAGGAGGGATTGTTGAGGTAGAATTATTGCCTAATGAAAGGGTTAAATTGATTGGTAATGCAGTCACCGTTATTAAAGGAACGATGAGGGTATAA
- a CDS encoding potassium/proton antiporter has product MSYQLILICIAALICIGILLHHPSRTFGIPSLLIFMGVGLLLGNGEFDFVYDNLQITSLVGSIALNIIVFVGGLNTSTASVRIAYREGGVLSTLGVLLTTLFFAILLSFVLELSFIHCLLFAAIVSSTDAAAVFSILESKKLKLKEQTDTVLEFESATNDPVALILVVLLTELALAPNNPVSMTVIGTELLVQISSALIIAYLVGRLSVWLLNHIKLEEYGLIPVFILSSFVLATYGSEFAGGNILLASYVVGVVIGNGIKRGREINKHFFNSLSWLAQALMFIVLGLQIFPHQLFDVLWLSLLPAILLILVARPLAVQVCYLPFFKASWKKRLFISAIGLKGATPIVFALIPAAAGVSDALTIVNMVFFIVLISVFVQGGAIEPLAKKLQLNNE; this is encoded by the coding sequence ATGTCATACCAACTGATACTAATATGCATTGCCGCTTTGATTTGCATTGGTATACTTTTACATCACCCGTCGCGCACTTTTGGTATTCCTTCTTTGCTGATTTTCATGGGCGTTGGCTTACTGCTCGGTAATGGTGAGTTCGATTTTGTTTACGATAACCTTCAGATAACATCATTAGTAGGAAGCATCGCCCTCAATATTATTGTTTTCGTGGGGGGCCTCAATACGTCGACAGCGAGCGTTCGTATTGCTTATCGTGAAGGTGGCGTTTTATCCACTCTGGGTGTGCTTCTCACGACACTATTTTTTGCCATTTTGCTTTCATTTGTATTGGAACTGTCATTCATCCACTGTTTATTATTTGCGGCTATTGTTTCCTCGACAGATGCCGCTGCCGTGTTCTCCATTCTAGAATCAAAAAAACTCAAGTTGAAGGAACAGACGGACACAGTGCTTGAATTTGAGTCCGCCACCAATGACCCTGTCGCACTTATCCTAGTGGTGCTTTTGACTGAGTTGGCGCTTGCACCCAATAATCCCGTTTCGATGACTGTTATCGGAACTGAGTTACTTGTCCAAATCTCAAGTGCATTGATTATTGCTTATCTGGTTGGCCGGCTCAGTGTTTGGTTGCTTAACCATATCAAATTGGAAGAATACGGGCTGATACCTGTATTTATTCTTTCTAGCTTTGTTCTAGCAACTTATGGCAGTGAGTTTGCTGGTGGTAACATTTTATTAGCATCGTATGTTGTTGGAGTAGTGATCGGTAATGGTATTAAACGCGGTAGAGAAATAAACAAACACTTTTTTAATAGCTTGTCATGGTTAGCTCAGGCGTTAATGTTTATTGTGCTTGGCTTACAAATTTTCCCACATCAGTTATTTGATGTTCTTTGGCTCTCTCTACTCCCTGCTATATTATTAATATTAGTGGCGAGACCTTTAGCCGTCCAAGTTTGCTATTTACCGTTTTTTAAAGCTAGTTGGAAAAAGAGGCTGTTTATATCGGCTATAGGTTTAAAAGGAGCGACACCTATCGTATTTGCTTTGATCCCTGCAGCCGCGGGTGTTAGTGATGCTTTGACCATAGTCAATATGGTTTTCTTCATCGTACTTATATCTGTATTTGTTCAAGGTGGTGCTATCGAACCATTGGCAAAAAAGTTACAACTCAATAATGAATAA
- a CDS encoding FeoA family protein produces MLKARTLGYIATLGDGILNQAIFSLMPDKLAKLLQAKNKNINVHRDIKNLSEAKLNKEYEIKNIIPDDKEMVHFLFTLGCFKGESVTVISILSDTYVIAVKDARYSIDLDLAKIVMLI; encoded by the coding sequence ATGCTGAAAGCAAGAACTCTAGGCTATATTGCCACTTTGGGAGATGGAATTTTGAACCAAGCCATTTTTAGTCTAATGCCAGATAAGTTAGCCAAGTTATTGCAAGCTAAGAATAAGAACATAAACGTTCACCGTGACATCAAAAACTTATCTGAAGCAAAGCTAAATAAAGAATATGAAATTAAAAATATAATTCCAGATGATAAAGAAATGGTGCATTTCCTTTTTACATTAGGTTGTTTTAAAGGTGAGTCAGTAACCGTTATATCTATTTTATCGGACACTTATGTAATTGCGGTAAAAGACGCCAGATACAGCATTGACTTGGATTTAGCGAAAATAGTCATGTTGATTTAA
- a CDS encoding IS256 family transposase gives MDKKALEAFAKEAAKGIKSPEDLNEFSQMLKKITVEAALNAEMDEHLGYEKRHQSKTTNSRNGKSSKRVKTEDGEFELDTPRDRNGSFDPKLVKKHQSRFTSMDDKILWLYAQGMSTRDIVNAFDEWYGAEISPSLVSRVTNAVIDEIVEWQSRPLDALYPIIYLDCIVIKVRQKVRQDKRIINKSIFLALGINTDGQKELMGMWIAENEGAKFWLNVLTELNQRGVEDILIACVDGLKGFPDAINTVFPETHIQLCIVHMVRNSLKYVSWKDYKAVTADLKRVYRSATEEEALLELERFGDSWDEQYPQITKSWRNHWQNLNTLFNYPANIRKAIYTTNAIESLNSVIRKALKKRKIFPSDEAATKMVYLAIKDASKKWTMPIQNWRQAMSRFIIEFEDRVEKHVN, from the coding sequence ATGGATAAGAAAGCACTTGAAGCTTTTGCTAAAGAAGCGGCTAAAGGAATTAAAAGTCCCGAAGACTTAAATGAATTCAGTCAGATGCTCAAAAAGATCACTGTTGAGGCAGCACTCAACGCTGAAATGGATGAGCATCTTGGCTATGAAAAGCGCCATCAATCTAAAACAACCAATAGCCGCAACGGGAAGAGCAGTAAGCGAGTTAAAACCGAAGATGGTGAATTCGAACTCGATACACCACGTGACCGAAATGGCTCTTTCGACCCTAAACTCGTAAAGAAACATCAATCCCGTTTTACTTCTATGGACGATAAAATTTTGTGGCTCTACGCGCAAGGTATGAGCACGCGTGACATCGTTAATGCCTTCGATGAATGGTACGGCGCTGAGATATCACCAAGCCTAGTTTCTCGCGTGACTAATGCTGTTATCGATGAAATTGTAGAGTGGCAATCTCGTCCGCTTGATGCCTTATATCCCATCATCTATCTAGACTGTATTGTGATTAAAGTGCGTCAGAAAGTGCGTCAGGACAAACGTATTATCAACAAATCTATTTTCCTAGCCCTTGGCATTAATACTGACGGGCAAAAAGAATTAATGGGCATGTGGATAGCGGAGAACGAAGGTGCGAAGTTCTGGCTCAATGTTCTGACAGAGCTTAATCAGCGTGGTGTTGAAGACATCCTTATCGCTTGTGTTGATGGCCTAAAGGGGTTTCCCGATGCCATTAATACTGTATTCCCCGAAACACACATACAACTGTGTATCGTTCACATGGTGCGTAATTCCTTAAAATACGTCTCATGGAAGGACTATAAAGCGGTTACCGCTGATTTAAAACGTGTGTACCGTTCAGCGACAGAGGAGGAAGCATTACTTGAATTGGAGCGATTTGGTGACTCTTGGGATGAGCAATACCCTCAAATCACAAAATCTTGGCGTAACCACTGGCAAAACTTAAATACCCTGTTCAACTACCCAGCAAACATACGAAAAGCGATTTATACGACTAATGCGATTGAGTCACTCAACAGTGTGATACGTAAGGCTTTGAAGAAACGAAAAATCTTCCCCAGTGATGAAGCCGCAACCAAAATGGTTTATCTAGCCATTAAAGATGCCAGTAAGAAATGGACGATGCCCATTCAAAACTGGCGTCAGGCGATGAGTCGGTTTATCATCGAGTTCGAAGACCGTGTCGAGAAACACGTTAACTAA
- the feoB gene encoding ferrous iron transport protein B: MKIALAGNPNSGKTTLFNAITGKIERVGNWAGVTINKKEGLIKTTINHSNQDIIAVDLPGAYSMSPFTSEETITRNFVKNEKPDVILNIVDSTNLNRSLFFTTQLLELGIPVVVALNKSDLTRKKNTEIDITLLSETLGCPVVETTSTKSSDNGLDNLVKKAIELKGQPQSVPFSSQDVNLRDAESVESSDTERFEFVKELVRKTENRSTKSTVKTNQDVADRVLAHKWFGLPIFAVVMWCVFSISQTHLGPILADILVGWIDELYAFVEGILGDDVSPLLSALLLDGIIGGVGAVIGFLPLIMVLFFLLALLEDSGYMARVAVIMDRFFKKVGLSGKSIIPMVIGTGCAIPGIMATRTIKNERQRRTTAMLTPFMPCGAKLPVIALFAGVFFNDAAWVGTTMYFAGIALIIFGALMVVRITGERHSRSFFILELPEYRFPSIQRAAVSTLSRAKAFIIKAGTIILLCNAAVQIMQTFNWQFQVVAEGAEHTSILAGLASPFAFVLIPLGFGAWQLAAAAITGFIAKENVVGTLAVVYGITNFIDTEELALVSGGADVASVMGLTSVAAFAYLIFNLFTPPCFAAIGAMNAELEDKKWLLGGVAFQFGIGYVAAFTTYQVGSYITTGVLGQGFVYGLIASLILVGILMYLVNKGAKKEEQHLDLCSS, translated from the coding sequence TTGAAAATTGCATTAGCAGGTAATCCCAATAGCGGAAAAACCACACTCTTTAATGCCATTACTGGAAAAATAGAACGTGTTGGCAATTGGGCCGGGGTCACTATTAACAAAAAAGAGGGGCTAATAAAAACGACAATCAACCATTCAAACCAAGACATTATAGCGGTTGACCTACCCGGTGCCTATTCCATGTCTCCGTTTACGTCAGAAGAAACGATCACTCGAAATTTTGTCAAAAATGAAAAGCCGGATGTCATTCTAAATATCGTTGATTCAACAAATTTAAATAGAAGCCTTTTTTTTACAACTCAGCTCTTAGAACTTGGTATTCCCGTTGTTGTCGCCCTAAATAAAAGTGACTTAACCAGGAAGAAAAACACTGAAATTGACATTACGTTATTAAGCGAAACTCTCGGATGCCCCGTGGTAGAAACAACGTCTACAAAAAGTAGTGACAATGGCTTAGATAACCTTGTCAAAAAAGCGATTGAGCTTAAAGGGCAGCCTCAATCAGTGCCGTTTAGTAGTCAAGACGTCAATTTAAGAGATGCGGAATCAGTTGAGTCTTCCGATACTGAGCGTTTTGAATTTGTAAAAGAATTGGTTAGAAAAACCGAAAACAGATCGACAAAAAGCACAGTAAAAACTAATCAAGATGTCGCTGACAGAGTTTTAGCACACAAATGGTTTGGACTACCTATTTTTGCTGTCGTTATGTGGTGCGTCTTCTCTATATCACAAACTCATTTGGGTCCAATTTTGGCGGATATCCTTGTTGGTTGGATAGACGAACTTTACGCTTTTGTAGAAGGTATATTGGGTGATGATGTCTCTCCGCTACTAAGCGCTTTACTGCTAGACGGTATTATTGGTGGCGTGGGTGCGGTGATTGGCTTTCTACCTCTTATTATGGTTCTCTTTTTCTTACTGGCATTACTTGAAGATAGTGGTTACATGGCTCGCGTCGCTGTCATTATGGATCGCTTCTTCAAAAAAGTAGGACTTTCGGGGAAATCTATTATTCCGATGGTTATAGGCACAGGTTGTGCAATTCCAGGAATCATGGCAACAAGAACTATAAAAAATGAAAGGCAACGAAGAACGACTGCGATGTTAACCCCATTCATGCCCTGCGGTGCAAAACTACCAGTAATCGCTTTATTTGCAGGTGTCTTTTTCAACGATGCAGCATGGGTTGGCACTACGATGTATTTTGCGGGTATTGCACTCATTATATTTGGCGCACTGATGGTGGTTAGAATTACCGGCGAGAGACATTCAAGATCATTTTTCATACTTGAATTGCCAGAATACCGTTTTCCGAGTATTCAACGAGCTGCGGTCTCTACATTGTCAAGAGCGAAAGCTTTCATAATTAAAGCAGGAACCATCATCTTGCTATGCAACGCGGCCGTGCAAATTATGCAAACATTTAACTGGCAGTTTCAAGTTGTTGCAGAAGGTGCGGAGCACACAAGTATCTTGGCTGGTCTTGCTTCTCCTTTCGCCTTTGTATTAATACCACTTGGTTTCGGTGCATGGCAATTGGCCGCAGCGGCAATCACAGGTTTTATTGCAAAAGAAAATGTAGTCGGAACATTGGCCGTTGTATATGGCATTACCAACTTCATCGATACAGAAGAGCTTGCATTGGTTTCTGGTGGCGCGGACGTTGCCAGTGTTATGGGATTGACCTCAGTCGCTGCATTCGCATACCTCATATTTAATCTTTTCACTCCCCCATGTTTTGCAGCGATAGGTGCGATGAATGCCGAGTTAGAAGATAAAAAATGGTTGTTGGGAGGCGTAGCATTCCAATTTGGCATTGGTTATGTCGCGGCTTTTACAACTTATCAGGTGGGAAGTTACATCACAACGGGTGTATTAGGTCAAGGATTTGTATATGGTCTTATCGCTTCCTTAATATTGGTCGGAATTCTGATGTACCTAGTAAATAAAGGCGCAAAGAAAGAAGAACAACATTTAGATCTATGTTCTTCTTAA
- a CDS encoding rhodanese-related sulfurtransferase, producing MSQYVVCALYKFVTLNDYQEIRQSLTDFLEVKKIRGTLLLASEGINGTVAGKRESIDALLEWFKQDTRLADVVYKESFSDEQPFNRTKVKLKKEIVTMGVEGIDPLNVVGTYVKPNDWNELISDPEVLLVDTRNDYEVDIGTFKNAVNPNTESFRDFPQYVADNLDPAKHKKVAMFCTGGIRCEKSTAYLKEQGFEEVYHLEGGILKYLEDVPEDESMWEGDCYVFDGRVAVNHQLKRSGYDVCHACRLPITGEEQESEYFERGVSCPKCVDKHSEEQKARFREREKQVQLANARGETHVGGEAAHLIEQRKKEKLALKAQQRSRKKVK from the coding sequence ATGTCTCAATATGTTGTATGTGCACTATATAAGTTTGTCACACTTAATGATTACCAAGAAATTCGGCAATCTCTAACCGATTTTCTTGAAGTAAAAAAAATCCGCGGTACTTTGCTTCTCGCAAGTGAAGGTATCAATGGTACCGTTGCAGGTAAGCGTGAATCGATAGATGCTTTGCTTGAATGGTTCAAACAAGATACTCGTCTTGCCGATGTTGTTTATAAAGAATCGTTCAGTGATGAACAGCCTTTCAACCGCACCAAGGTAAAACTGAAAAAAGAAATTGTGACAATGGGAGTAGAAGGAATTGACCCGCTTAACGTTGTTGGGACCTATGTTAAGCCTAACGATTGGAATGAACTAATTTCTGATCCGGAGGTACTCTTAGTTGATACCCGTAACGACTACGAAGTGGATATTGGTACATTTAAAAATGCTGTAAATCCTAACACCGAGTCATTTCGCGACTTCCCACAATATGTCGCGGATAATCTAGACCCAGCGAAGCATAAGAAAGTAGCGATGTTTTGCACGGGTGGTATTCGTTGCGAGAAATCAACCGCCTACTTGAAAGAACAAGGCTTTGAGGAAGTGTACCATCTTGAAGGCGGCATTCTTAAGTACTTAGAAGACGTACCAGAAGATGAAAGCATGTGGGAAGGAGATTGCTATGTATTTGACGGTCGCGTTGCTGTTAACCACCAGTTAAAAAGAAGTGGTTATGACGTATGTCATGCTTGCCGTTTACCTATCACAGGCGAAGAGCAAGAGTCTGAGTATTTCGAGAGAGGTGTCAGTTGCCCTAAGTGCGTGGATAAACATAGTGAAGAACAGAAAGCCCGCTTTCGCGAACGCGAAAAGCAAGTGCAACTGGCTAACGCACGCGGTGAAACCCACGTTGGCGGTGAAGCCGCTCACTTAATAGAGCAACGTAAAAAAGAAAAACTGGCTCTGAAAGCGCAACAACGTTCAAGAAAGAAAGTGAAATAA
- a CDS encoding GNAT family N-acetyltransferase encodes MLIRRVKIEELDSVYLMGYDVWGEDLSLNEYLLECRNSSKYKLGCWYVLVVNDKPAASLIVYSGQFGLVKHCYGIGSVATDNEMRGKGFASYLVQSVTHQLLNEEKARAVFLHSDINTEFYEKLGYQCIQSTSCMVHLDQSSNSFEDSIPSYF; translated from the coding sequence ATGCTGATAAGAAGAGTTAAAATTGAAGAGTTAGATTCCGTTTATCTCATGGGGTATGACGTTTGGGGTGAAGACTTGTCACTAAACGAGTACTTGCTTGAGTGTCGAAATAGTTCTAAGTACAAATTAGGTTGTTGGTATGTACTTGTCGTAAATGACAAACCCGCTGCTTCCTTAATCGTGTATTCGGGCCAATTTGGGTTAGTGAAACATTGTTATGGTATTGGTTCTGTCGCGACAGACAATGAAATGAGAGGCAAAGGTTTTGCATCATATTTGGTTCAATCGGTGACGCATCAATTGTTAAATGAAGAAAAGGCTAGGGCTGTCTTTCTACATAGCGATATTAATACTGAGTTCTATGAAAAACTAGGATATCAGTGTATTCAAAGTACAAGCTGTATGGTGCATCTAGATCAATCGTCAAACAGTTTTGAAGATTCAATTCCTTCATACTTTTAG